The Myripristis murdjan chromosome 11, fMyrMur1.1, whole genome shotgun sequence genomic sequence TGAAGATGTTGAAGAAGACTGAAGAAAACCCAAACTATAAAAGAATTACTGAGTTATGTGAAATGTGGTAAACAGAGTGTGAACACCTTTTGATTGGAATTGTTTGGCATCTTTGAatgatatgacaaaaaaaaaaaaaaaaaaaaaaaaagagccatgcCTCTGGAAAGAGAGCTTGGAGACACGATGAATGAAAATGATACAAGTCCAAGTCATAGCAAAAAGAAAGATGGGTGGCCACTGGTTGGAGAATCCATCAAGCTGTATTATTGcagttgcctttttttttttttttttttttttaaaaactgtccATCCTGTCTCCGTTTAGCCTCATCTTTACCTTTCCCTCCTCACCTTGGTCAGTGCACcagtccagcagctgcagcaggtagCTGTTGCCATGATTGGCCATGTAGTCGTCCAGCATGAGAGGAGCAACCATGGCCAAAGAGGCCAgggcctgcagctgcagctcctcctgctggaaGGAGGACCAGCGGTGTGAACCTGACCGGCCCTCAGTGGAGGCCGCAGGCGGCTTCACCAGCGTCAGCAGAGCCAGCATCACTTGGCTCTCTTTAAAGAGCTGGGAAGCAAAACCATGAGGAGAATATGAAGGATgttagaaaaaaatcagacttaGACACATCAGTCCAAAGATTCAAACGACTTGAGCACAACAGATGAAACTGACCTGCAGAACGTTTAAGTCCTTCGACATGAGCACAGCCAGATTTAACAGCAGCTTCTTCATCTCAAAGTCTTCACTGCTGTAGTTGAACTTAAGGTTGCGAACCAATGGGTTGGGACTTTTCACTAAAAGAATCAACGAGGCCATGCTGTTATCATGAAAGTCACAAATGATCACAAATACTTCAGTCATAATTGTTGTACTTGATAAGAAAATATTCTCCTCACACTCTGGAAATGTGACAAAAACCATGAGCTCCTTGGCAAATAAACTCTCCTGAAAATCAGAAGCACGGTATCAAACAGAGTGACGTGCAACATAGCAAACACATGGACGTAGCTGTGTGACTAAATATGTCAGTAGCAACAGGTTTTCCTGCTAACTTATTATTGAAAAGAAACTGCACTCTACTCACAATGAGAGGGGCTTGGGGGTTTTCAGCGACCAGAGTAAGGATGACCAGCAGGTCGTTTCTCAGCTGGAGGTCACAGAGTCGGTTGCCGTTTGTTAGCTGCTGAAAAAATGCTTCTTTCAAAGCTCTGTGGGACAAATGAACagctttgttttaaaaatgagatATTCAGCAATTAAAAAAGTGACAACTACTTTTTAAACGAAATGCTTCATGGCGCAAAACTATTACACTGTGCTATATGATCAAAGGACAGAAGGTGACTTAAGTTCTTTGTAAGTAGGGAGCCTGGTTTTTGGTGCCAGGCTGCATTAAAGATCAGGCTTCATAGAGacttgggtttggggtttagtttctctttaaataaataaatacatttcaggTTATGGAATTTTATTTCCCAAAATGGATGTAAAGTGATTTGGAGATCGACTTTAATTGATCCTGGTTCACACGTTCCCCTCATCAGTCATTTGAAAACCCATTCTGACAGGAGGAGCCACGTACACGACACAGTCCACGGTGCAGAGCTGGGCGGCgacctgctgcctgctgcctcgCTCCAGCAGGTTCCAGAGGACCTCCGAGGAGCGGAACAGGACTTCACCTGACGGGTCGGCCTCGTTCATATGGAGGCAGACTGTCTCTGCCCCTCGTGCATTCGTGATCAAGGCACAGTTCACATCTACGGTATAGTAGCAAAACGACATGTGATTAAAGTGGTGCCATTAATAAAAACCTATTGACATTGACACAAGgatgcttaaaaaaaatcactgttttgaTTGTTGCTCTGTTTGTTCTTTGGTAATGAGATGATTTTTGCTGTTGAGAGCTACTTTATCTAATGAGGGAGGTATTTAGTTAGATTGATGTGTTTGACAGACCCCCCCAACCCTTTGAGAAGCATAAATCAGTTATTCaccagaggagctggagaggatcTGAAGTGTTTGCAGGACCTGGAGCTTGACAGCAGGCTGGTTCTCCAGTATTGCCATGGAGAGCAGCAGCGTCTCGGCCAGGCCGCTctgctccagcagctgcagcttgtAGCCTGGACTGGTGGGCTgcagccctgcacacacacacacacacacacacacacacacacacacacacacacacacacacacacacacacacacacacacacacacacacacacacacagtgtctttACACTCAAAACAATCCCTTGCATCTGGCTGTAACCAGGgaatttcatatattttatatgATGAATAAGCAAAAAtatgtaacaacaacaacaaccacaagaaGGAGAataacaacaaccacaaaaataagaataataacaacaaccacaagaataagaataagaataaattaATTCAAAGTCATTCAGAACAAttgttttaatataatttaattttgttttactaAATTTAAAATGCCAATATGGCAAAAGCAAAATGCCTCTTGATGGGGAAACTGGGACAAACTGGAgtgaataaatcaaataaaacaatcataataataataatcatagtaTATAGCCTATTTAGTGTAAATAATAGGGGTGTGAAACCGAACCGCAAAAAATGAACTGGTcagtgaacaataaaaaaaatgactggttCAATGCACAACACACCCCACAAAGTACAGTGTTACAAACACAAGTAGaattttgcctttgaaagattATGTGCTGATTTCATGTACTTATCCCAAAtctctaaatgaaaaaaaaaaaaagttgaaaaaagttgaaaaaaagcaaatgagacaaaatacagacaacactggaaatggtagtgtttttttcccctccctaaTGCACAAAATGAACAGAGCTATGAACCGAATCGTGACCcaaaaactgcaatacaaaCCGAACCATGGGTTTACTGAACCCTTACACCCctaacaaataataattactaGAAATAAGTCAACAAAAGAATTAGAAAAGACAAGCAGTTTGGAAcagaaaatgcaataaaacaggAGCTTAACATTACAATGCTACCAGAAAAAAGTGACACAtgaaagaaaagatgaaaacgacagaaaaaaagaaggacacaacacagcagcagcacaacagcagtAAGAGGGTCTCACTCATTGACAGTCTAGAGAATTGGTTGTAAGACTTGAGAGACGAAGGCGCTGGCTTTGAGGGACGGCGCATACCGTCCAGCAGCTGTCTGGGAGCCACACAGCTGTAGAAGGATTTAACACAGTCACATACGTGGTGTCTTACTTCAGCGCTCGACAGCCTCATCAAACAgcctgcaacacacaaacacaagcgtTCATCATGTGCGCCGGTGTCTCCGTGGTGGCTTTACAGACGCTGCACCAGGACTGGGACTGTGCTGCATACCCAAGTGAGAGAGGAAGTCCCTGGCGTCGCCTGCGTAGGTCAGCTCATCAGACATCTTCTCCTTCAGGAAAGGAAGCCTACGATTGAAGCAGGGCAGCACTTCAACACAACATACAGGATGGAAATCAGTCAACTTGATCATGCCTGATTATGTGCAGCTTCTTACCTACAAATGCTGAGTGCCTCACACAGCACGGACACATACTCAGGGTGATCCTTCACTCTCTCACCACATATATTGAGGATTTTGGATAAGCCCGTCAGCTCTCTCAGAAGCTTGAAATAGTTTGTTCAAGAAGTTTTAACATGCAGTGAATCGTGTGGTTGTGCAGAGACAAATCCCACTGAGACAGAGGAGCTGGCGGGGCAAAAACTCATCACAGTCCTCACAGTTATTTCTGAGCAGGGAAAACGCTGACAGATGGAGCGACGCAGCTGTAAATTGGGACCCTTGTGGGTTATGGTTAACTCCCTGTAGCCGTCACCTGACAACTTATTTCCATCACACTACCAGGGGACAAACCTGAGGTCCATTTGACAATCTGGCACACTGTCGGCCACCAAAGACTTGTCATTTCCAAACATGTTACCTGAATACGTCTACAATACAAAGGATACAAAGCCATTCTGGCACCTCTTCAGCAGTTTCTTCAGCACGAAAAGGTGCCTCTCCTTCAGTGAAGCCTAGCAAAGAACAATAAATGATAACCATAAGATCCAAAGACTAAAACCCCTCTAATAATCGATGAAAATGTCCATTAATTACATCTTAACTTACTGTCAAAGGATCCTCAAGAAGGCGAATCACCTTACTGAGCTCAAGACACTTATTGGGGATCTATTAATGttgaaaaaatgttaataatgtGGAGAAAACCAGATAAAAACGAAAGTCTGTTTTGCCTCTTTCTTTAATATGAGCATCAATTTGCTGCAAATCATAGCAGATTGTAAAAAAGGTAGCTCGTAAGAACGAGAAGGAATAAGGAATAAAACAAGGAATGAGTTTATTTACCCCATGGATGTGTTGGTTCTTGTTTGATGTGATTTGTCTGATCACAGGTACGTCTGGTTTCCTCCTCAGCACCACTTTGCTTGAATCCATCGGCAGCTGTCAGTGGATTTCTGTTGTCAGACTCATCGGCAAACAATCAAAGTTCatatgaaaattattttaaataatgactttgtgtttcctttttctgGTCCCTGTGTGGGTTGGCGGGTTGTTAAAGCCAGTCGATCACTTTTAACACCAAAACATCTTCTCAAAATCCTCTGagatcctcctctgtctctcgtTTTATGCAGCGGACGCGTCGGTGCGTTGCTATGGCGACTGGCTTGTACGGAAGGCAGCGCAAACCAAAACTAATCACAAGCGAAACGCctatttcctgcttttttttttaatacttattatttttattttcagaggtttttatttttttattttagctttaTGGAACTCCTACTACTTCAACCACATAACCATGTCAGGCATGTGCTCAGGAACTGGGAACTAGGAATATTAGATTCAATTAACATAAGATtagaatagaaaaaataaatcacatacTGTGAGTTATTTCTCTTCACAGAGGTCATAGCACAGGCTGATAGttgtttttagtgtttataAGTTTGATGGTAACCTTTGAAATCCTACATTTATGCATATGAAATTTACCATATAACATCAATAAGTTCAATTAGATGTATCATGCACATAATAAGTCATGAAagttctacatttttttttttatttttttttacaaccttCAATTTCATTACTGTTTTccacaaaatacatttgagCGGCCTATTTCCAACACAGGTTGATAAACTACTCATGTTTAACTTATATAATTAATCTGACTATTAATTTTGGCTGAACATTAAACATGGAATATGAAATCAAAACAGGCAAAAACTATGAAATTACGTAGACATTTCAAATTTACCCCTAATTAATTTGCAgaccctgattttttttttctctctttctgtattttCCCTACAGATTGCTATTGGTTGCTcattgaaatttattttttatattatttttacacCGAAAAATAGTCACAAAATCTGCTCTAATGAAAAATATATCCAAGGTTTAGCTGACttgaatttaatcaaataaaggcgaggggggaaaaaacagaaagagtcGCCCATTTCCTGCTCAAACCGGAAGTGGTGTTCTGGTGACAACGGCGCATTGATTCTCCCCCCCTGCGCTCCGCGTTAAAGGGGCGACAAACTCCACAATAACCCCCCTCACAGGGAGCGGAGAGGAGCGAGCGGAGGATAGACGGTGAGCggcggggagaggagagggcgaGGAGGCGGCAGGTCATGCTGACGGACGCAGGTGAGCCGCTCCGAGCCGCTCCGTGCTAACAAAAGCTCCGGCTGGCtctcatgttgtgtgtgtggagagccTGCAGCTGTCTCCATGTCGCTGCTTTTaccgtgcgcgcacacacacatacacacacactcactcactcatttaaAGCGTAACTGTTCACTTTAGCCCGTGCTaggcggggtgtgtgtgtgtgtgtttttgctggtAAAGGGCCGTTTCGGCTTCATCCCCAGCCTGACGGTGTCATGTGTTCACCACCAGACTACCCCGGCGGCGCCTCCGCTGCCCGGCGGGCCAAGAAGAGGAGCTCCGGGGAGTCACCGGGGGACGGACAGGCCCTCCGCTCCTCCGGGAGGCAGGTCAACGTGCGCGTGAAGCGGGCCAACAACCCCCCTCCTGGACAGGTGAGCCTCAGCCCTGCCCTCACCTGGCCTGCACGTATTCTGGTCAGGTGGCCGTGCGCGAAATACAGTTAATACGGTAACCACGGACAGTGACAGGAGATGCTTTGTGTGGGAGTTTGAATGGCCaggtaaacataaacaacaccaaacacaacacatacagGAAATCCAAAACTCAGCCAGTTAACCAGAGGGTGCTCCTCCTGTTTCATGTGTGACAGCTAATGCAAGTCGACTAATTAATCGGTTTGGTCGATTAATCGGCACAGATGGGACTGATGGCTGACTGGTGGGAACTCAAGTGAACCCTAATGATACACAAAAATTACAGATGCATCTCGAAAAATTAGAATATCAtgcaaaagttcatttttttctgaaatgtaattggggaaaaagtgaaacgttcattcattttggattgattacacataaagtgaaatattttaagccttttttgttttaatttcgaTGACTACAGCTTAGTGTTCATCAAGATCAAAGCCCAGTACCTCAAAATATTAGATTATTACATAAGAACAATCAGAAAAATGATTTATGCTACAGAAATGTCGACGTTCTGAAACGTATGTTCATTTATGCACTCAATTCTTGGTCGGGGCTCCTCTTGCATGAATGACTGCATCACTGTGGTGTGGCATGGAGGCGCTACTGAGGTGTGAAGAAGTCCAGGCTGCTCTGATAGTGGCCTTCAGCTCATCTGGACTATAATTCttatgtataatatataatagTAATAGTCATATTCTAATGTTTTTTCCTATGGTCTGATTTTCAGCTCCAGATTAAGTTTGACCTTTAGTGATCCAGATTTCTTTATATaattatttaggtatttattgCTTTGACCTAGATGTTCAGTTCAGCAGTTTCCCAGTTTCTAATCAAGTCAACGATGGATAGATTTCCAAcagtttcaatttttttttgttttgtttgtttgtttttgctcatgtGGGTTGGTGTGGACTGGGTGGCCCATATTGGCCAATTAATCGGCTGTCAGCTTTTTCCTGCCCCAAACTCTCATTATTATATCGGCCACTAAAAATCCACTATCAGTCGACCTCTAACAGTTAACAGTAAAGACACATTCCAGtggatttgttttgattgtattttatttgagcTCTAATTTCCCACCTGGAAGGGCCCACCCTGTctctgtttggtttgttttctgtgcgctgtgggcctgtaaagcccttggAGCCCGTCAGAGTGATCAAGGCCTGTAAATAAATCTGAACTTTTACAGAGCAAAAGAAAAGCCACAGACACCGAGGAGGAAGACGACCAGTCCGAGAAGAAGTACAGGAAATGTGAAAAGGCTGGATGCTCGGCCACGTATCCTGTTTGTTTCGCCAGTGCGTCTGAAAGGTAGCTCACACATTTTCCAGGCCGTGACGGAGCAAATCCTCAGTCGAAACACATCCTGTGAGATGGGCGATGTgatcctctgctgtgtgtttctttccGTTCTCAGGTGTGCTAAAAATGGATACACGTCTCGCTGGTATCATCTGTCGTGTGGAGAGCACTTTTGCAATGAATGTTTTGATCACTACTACAGAAGGTAAGAGACATTTTGAGCTGCCCATGTAGATAACATGCAGCACCACTTTACTCAATATATTAAAAGCAAAGCCTTCAAATGAAAGTAACATTTTACTTTGACTAGAGTCTCAGGAAATTTggagaaataaatctgaatatgAAGCTATTTAGTTTGATTCCTTTTCTTGCAATTTCAGTCACAAAGACGGATATGAGACCTATGCATCGTGGAAAAAAGTGTGGACTAGTAATGGGAAGAGTGAGCCCAGTCTTAAAGCTTTCATGGCAGATCAGCAGCTTCCGTTCTGGGTAAGTGCAGCCCTCTTGGATCTCCGTATCTCCGTACTTCTGCGCACCACAGGGATGCTAATTATTATGCTGACGTCTGCTCTTTTCAGGTCCAGTGCACGAAACCAGACTGCAGGAAATGGCGGCAGCTGACCAAGGAGATTCAACTCACTACTTCCCTAGCAGCAACATATCGCTGCGGCATGAAGTTCAACAATATCAAGGTAAGCAGAGAACAGGCAGCCGGATCAACCAGCTTATCCTCAAatgacatttatatatatatcagttaggatattttgtgtttactcCCACAGAGTGAAGGACCAGACCAGTGCTCCCAACCAGAGGATTTGGTAAGTTGTTGAGGTGGATGTAAATGAACAAATCACTCTCTGATTTCATTGTCCAGATGACCGCAGTTTTATCAAATGAAATTTATTATTCAACCTCTAACCTTAAAGGAGTATTTCACCCAGTCAGTAACTGCTCACCCCCATATCAGTGGGAATTCCTCCATGTAGGacgaacaaacacacagccctcATAGCTCCGTCTTAGTTTTACATTCTGTTAAAGTCAACAGGGCAATCTGTGtgcacatccaaaaaaaaaaaagtgcatctaATTTCTTGACTCAACTCGTGTAGCCTCTTCTGAGTGTTTTGTGGCCAAATGGTTGCGCTGTGGGTCCAAAAGCATGATGTTTACCTCATTATCTTCCACATTTTTGCTGTGGTAGGACACAGTCGGGAATGTTTGGAACAAAGCGCTGTCAGGAGTAAAATCTAGGAGCCTGTTAACTGCCATAGTGTAGTGAAAGCCTAAAACTGGGCTAACTTGCTCAGTGTTtggttttcttgtaaatgtcaGTGGAAATCTCAGTTGACATGGGGGTGAGTAGATACCTTTAAATTTCATGTGTGCTATTGAAAGATTCCACTATAATGTGtgtcttctgtgtttttaatctcAAGCCGTCTCGTTCGCACAGAGAGTGGCCGAGGTGATCGACAGCTGGTGGCACTCCATGCTGATTTTGCCCCCGCTGTTTAAAGACAGTCCGGCCAGCCCCTTCCTGGCTGCCTACTACCCGGACTGTGTGGGCATGAGTCCCTCGGGGTCTCCGAGTAACGTCTCTCTAACGGAGCTGCGGGCCGAGCACTGCAGAGCCGTCCAGCCCCAGAGTGagtctgtgtgtacatgcatacgCTCATAAATGTGGGAGTAAGCAGGAGTAATGCACTAATGAgaaactgatactgatactgatccACACCAGAGTTTTTACAAATCTGGTCAGCCCGTCATAATGCAAGCCACAACTTTCAAATGCTAACAGACCTGAAAAGAAACTCATGGTGATACTAGCCATTGAGCTGCACCCAGCAATCATCCaggtggcctgtgtgtgtgtatttataagGATTTAATTCATAAAATGTGGTTGTTGTCCTCAGTTCCAGGCCTGTGTCCGTACTTCCAGCCGTTCTACCAGCCTAACGAGTGTGGAAAGGCTCTGTGTGTGCGACCAGATATGATGGAGCTGGACGAGCTCTACGAGTTTCCGGAGTTTTCCCGTGATCCCACCATGTATCTGGCTCTGCGAAACCTTATCCTGGCCTCCTGGCATCGGGACTGTAAGGTACACTGTCGACCTTTTGCAGCAGTGGCTTCCTAATGCTGTGAGGTTTTCCTGCCCAGTGCATTTGATCATAGTTTCATGTTTGGAAGTTGAAACAAAATtttgcatctttgttttttttttttctttcagtaacTTACCTTTATACAAGGCACAACAGTGActtatcttttgtttttatttatttattgtaaaggAGGTGCTGACTCCTCAGAAGTGTGCCCCACACGTCATCGTGCGCGGGCTGGTGCGTGTGCGCTGTGTGCAGGAGATGGACCGAGTGCTGCACTTCATGACCAGGAAGGGCCTGATCAACACGGGCGTGCTGGCAGTCAAacagcctctgctgcctgaAAAACACCGCTCCGTGAGTGTGTCGTCAGTGTGTGACCTGATCACACAAACCCCCTGACTCGAGCAGTACACGTTTCTATATGCCTCTTAAGTGTCTTTCATCACGTTTTGCCCGTGTCAGTACTGAAACCCTTTCATTGTCTTTTCAGAAGAATGTTATTGTGATCGGTGCCGGCGCGTCAGGGCTGGCAGCGGCACGGCAGTTGCAAAACTTTGGCACCCAGGTAACTTTCTCATAGAGTGTCTGAGCTCATAGTGCACTGTTTTAGTCGCTCGCAGACTTGTACACTGTTTATTTCACTGGTTTACAGGTGGTGGTGCTCGAGGCACGGGACAGAATTGGAGGCCGGGTGTGGGATGATACTTCTCTGGGTGTCACCGTGGGGCGAGGAGCTCAGATCGTCAACGGCTGTGTAAACAACCCCATCGCAATGATGTGTGAGCAGGTAAGAAGTTTTATGTGCTTGAAAAATGTAAGCTGGTCGACTTTCAACGGACTAAATCTGTGCCAAAGTGCCAGAGGTGTCTGTCTTGtctgtaaagagaaaaaaatgtgtgcttttCAGAATCATCAGTATTTTACTGTGGATATCTGATCACAAGTCTGTGCTTCCCAAAAGACCGAGTGGTATCTTCATGTAACCGAGACGGAAACATGAGTCTGCAGTCAGAAATAACAATTGCTTAACCcgtcttttgtgtgtgcagatgggCATCAAGATGCATAAGCTGGGAGAGAGGTGCGACCTCTTCCAGGAGGGAGGACGAGTCACCGACCCGGCCATCGACAAGCGCATGGACTTCCACTTCAACGCCATCCTGGATGTGGTGTCCGAGTGGAGGAAGGACAAGTCACAGAGCCAGGACACACCACTAGGAGGTGCTGTGCCGTTTTTACTGAAGAAaagacgattttttttttcatccgcAAAAGTGTGAGGTGCAGATCCAGAAGGAATGTGATGTATGTGATTCTGTGTAGCAGCCAATCTCTGTTCTGGCCTTCCCtacaatataatattataaaggCAGAATAATGACATGTTCCTTTAATTTCCAAATGCGTTACTATTTTGACCATGGCTATGTGGCGGTTCTCAAGTGTGAATATGAGTAAGATTATGACTGTGAGGCAGGGGTAGTGCCGTAAAAGAGTGGATCTGTTCCGCTGATGAGtacatgtacaaaaaaatactgttaaaaCATTGTGCTCTGTTTGTTATCTAAGCATTTTCCCTCCACAGAAAAAGTCCAGGAAGTCTACAAGAACTTTCTGCAGGAGTCAGGGATCCAGTTCAGTGAGTTGGAGGAGAAAGTGCTTCAGTTCCATCTCAGCAACCTGGAGTATGCCTGTGGAAGCACTTTAGACCAGGTCAGCAAAATTAAACCCAGCAGGGCCTCcggtgtctgtctttctgtctctgttttcatttatttttctttgggtATCTGTGTGAAGTGTCTGCTGCCACCAGATTCAAATGTGTCGTGGCAGAGTATAGAGGTTGGGGCGTTGCTTGGtgcaaaatgtatttcaaaagTCTTTTGTCATCAGAAATGGCTCTGCAGCACAGAGTGAGGCAAGCTGTTATAGCACCCGAGGGACATGtggtgctgcaaaaaaaaaaaaaaaaaaaacttttacagaTTTTATTCAGACAGTAACACTAATATATAACTAATATAATTCAAGTCTACTTTCTTCCTATTTTGTGACATTTATCCAGCTGCGCCCTGGATATTTGTAGAAGTTAAAGATGCCAttaaatggactcttactttgttgatttTTAGGTAGCTACTGTttaaacaggaagtttgggcggggCATGGTGCAGGGAGGGATCATTCACAAGAGCAACAGGATGTCAGTttaggagagaaacacaattttatttcaaGGGATAGGTGCATGACAGTGGAAGtcctgtgaggtcatttcatggggatttaaatgttttaatgtgtctTTTTAAGATTGTGGCAAATAAATTTCTTACttactgtttgtatgtgtttgtaggTGTCTGCTAGATCCTGGGACCACAATGAGTTTTTCGCCCAATTCTCAGGAGACCACACTTTACTCACCAAGGGCTACtctgttttacttcaaaaaCTGGCTGAAGGCCTCGACATCCGCACCAAGTGTCCGGTTTGTCCCTTCGTCTCAAAATCTCACCAGATACTCTTACCTGCACCACAgtaaattaataacaaaaatatgtttgtttttaggttcAGGCCATCGACTACTCAGGTGACGTTGTCAAAGTAACTTCCTCCAATGGCTCGCAGTGGACAGCACAGAAGGTAAAGAGGTTTAAAAAAGGGATTGCCGCTCAGTTTAATGCGTTTGTTGGATGACATTCCCATGAGTTCCCCATTCAGGGTTATAAGATGTTGGTTTGTAAAATTGACATGTAATGTTACGATATGATTTCTGTTtactagtccagtcattttatgaaaaaacctatgacaaattgcaagagaaacaaactcaactgattctgtatcctcagtttgtcctgagtgaggggaaaaaagtcccaagaaatcccattggtggaaagttttgaaaatcacctatttatgaccatataataccaaaaaacactgtttttaacacacgaggaaaggggttcaaaattttactttcaggtatcactataaaaattcacaagttgattacacacacacagacaagaaaaaaagccaattccaagttctttgaattattctgtttacacatgcatatcacacatgatctgatttgatatgccctaataaggaatataaggaataaatgccagatatttaaacagtgaatttcaGATGTAATAAGTCAGacgtttttaaaaattttaacaCTCTATGGCATGTTGAAACTGTGCCGTGCTGATTATCGCAGTGTAaggttaattttattttttatatcttttCCCCTATTTAGGTTCTTGTCACGGTCCCACTGACTTTACTGCAGAAGAACTTGATTCAGTTCAACCCTCCGCTTCCTGAGAGGAAGTTGAAAGCGATCCACAGTCTTGGAGCAGGTATCATAGAGAAGGTAAGGGTTTCAAGAGGAACAGGATTTTAGAGTCTGTGTTATGGCTCCAGGCGGGGAAGTGAATACTTTCCATCTGCCTAGTGCTGGTAAATTGTGTCAGGGACTGAAAAGTTTATCTACTCTCTCGGCCACTCAAACAAATATTGGTGAGAATTCCtcatctgttttaaaaaaataaaataaaaaaaaattctagaaGGTAAAACTGTAGAAGTGGATAGAGAATTTTGCGGCTGTGCACTT encodes the following:
- the kdm1b gene encoding lysine-specific histone demethylase 1B isoform X1 translates to MLTDADYPGGASAARRAKKRSSGESPGDGQALRSSGRQVNVRVKRANNPPPGQSKRKATDTEEEDDQSEKKYRKCEKAGCSATYPVCFASASERCAKNGYTSRWYHLSCGEHFCNECFDHYYRSHKDGYETYASWKKVWTSNGKSEPSLKAFMADQQLPFWVQCTKPDCRKWRQLTKEIQLTTSLAATYRCGMKFNNIKSEGPDQCSQPEDLRVAEVIDSWWHSMLILPPLFKDSPASPFLAAYYPDCVGMSPSGSPSNVSLTELRAEHCRAVQPQIPGLCPYFQPFYQPNECGKALCVRPDMMELDELYEFPEFSRDPTMYLALRNLILASWHRDCKEVLTPQKCAPHVIVRGLVRVRCVQEMDRVLHFMTRKGLINTGVLAVKQPLLPEKHRSKNVIVIGAGASGLAAARQLQNFGTQVVVLEARDRIGGRVWDDTSLGVTVGRGAQIVNGCVNNPIAMMCEQMGIKMHKLGERCDLFQEGGRVTDPAIDKRMDFHFNAILDVVSEWRKDKSQSQDTPLGEKVQEVYKNFLQESGIQFSELEEKVLQFHLSNLEYACGSTLDQVSARSWDHNEFFAQFSGDHTLLTKGYSVLLQKLAEGLDIRTKCPVQAIDYSGDVVKVTSSNGSQWTAQKVLVTVPLTLLQKNLIQFNPPLPERKLKAIHSLGAGIIEKIALQFPYRFWDNKIQGADYFGHIPPSPDKRGMFGVFYDMDPQGKQSVLMSVITGDAVPAVRDMEDKEVVDECMKVLRELFKEQEVPEPLSFFVTRWSKDMWSQMSYSFVKTGGSGEAYDILAEDVQGKVFFAGEATNRHFPQTVTGAYLSGVREASKMAAV
- the kdm1b gene encoding lysine-specific histone demethylase 1B isoform X2 — its product is MLTDADYPGGASAARRAKKRSSGESPGDGQALRSSGRQVNVRVKRANNPPPGQSKRKATDTEEEDDQSEKKYRKCEKAGCSATYPVCFASASERCAKNGYTSRWYHLSCGEHFCNECFDHYYRSHKDGYETYASWKKVWTSNGKSEPSLKAFMADQQLPFWVQCTKPDCRKWRQLTKEIQLTTSLAATYRCGMKFNNIKSEGPDQCSQPEDLRVAEVIDSWWHSMLILPPLFKDSPASPFLAAYYPDCVGMSPSGSPSNVSLTELRAEHCRAVQPQIPGLCPYFQPFYQPNECGKALCVRPDMMELDELYEFPEFSRDPTMYLALRNLILASWHRDCKEVLTPQKCAPHVIVRGLVRVRCVQEMDRVLHFMTRKGLINTGVLAVKQPLLPEKHRSNVIVIGAGASGLAAARQLQNFGTQVVVLEARDRIGGRVWDDTSLGVTVGRGAQIVNGCVNNPIAMMCEQMGIKMHKLGERCDLFQEGGRVTDPAIDKRMDFHFNAILDVVSEWRKDKSQSQDTPLGEKVQEVYKNFLQESGIQFSELEEKVLQFHLSNLEYACGSTLDQVSARSWDHNEFFAQFSGDHTLLTKGYSVLLQKLAEGLDIRTKCPVQAIDYSGDVVKVTSSNGSQWTAQKVLVTVPLTLLQKNLIQFNPPLPERKLKAIHSLGAGIIEKIALQFPYRFWDNKIQGADYFGHIPPSPDKRGMFGVFYDMDPQGKQSVLMSVITGDAVPAVRDMEDKEVVDECMKVLRELFKEQEVPEPLSFFVTRWSKDMWSQMSYSFVKTGGSGEAYDILAEDVQGKVFFAGEATNRHFPQTVTGAYLSGVREASKMAAV